In the genome of Leptospira koniambonensis, one region contains:
- a CDS encoding NAD+ kinase has product MSAEKRKKIESVLVVIKRTKYELDLESYGSLDEFRRVAEIQNDSFSRIYNSHLRQIQSREELKLTFPNGKFIFREELENIDIAIYDLVIALGGDNHFTYVAHHALDNLVLGCNSDPETSVGALLSFHTSDISKAVSQNWENILIEEWPRINVRIEYPNGKAIETFQGISEISIRNNSPDLTSRFLISHENVSEEQKCSGLLVYTGAGSTGWVMSCENKDVSFDKQEPYFKVYCRELRKKESFQYKLDHFTVRKSFRLISEMRGGISIDSLAERIYDFPPGAKADFSVSPERLRVVVQKNG; this is encoded by the coding sequence ATGTCGGCGGAAAAGCGAAAAAAGATCGAATCTGTTCTGGTAGTTATCAAAAGAACAAAGTATGAATTAGATCTGGAGAGTTATGGCTCTCTGGATGAATTCAGAAGAGTAGCAGAGATCCAAAACGATTCCTTCTCTAGGATCTACAATTCCCATCTTAGACAGATCCAAAGCAGAGAAGAATTAAAACTTACTTTCCCGAATGGAAAGTTCATCTTCCGAGAAGAATTAGAAAATATAGATATAGCGATCTATGATTTAGTGATAGCGTTAGGTGGAGATAACCATTTCACCTATGTCGCACATCATGCCTTAGACAATCTAGTTCTGGGTTGTAACTCTGATCCTGAAACTTCTGTAGGTGCCCTTCTATCCTTTCATACCTCCGATATTTCAAAGGCAGTTTCTCAAAATTGGGAAAATATCCTAATAGAAGAATGGCCCAGGATCAATGTTAGGATCGAATACCCGAATGGAAAAGCGATTGAGACATTCCAAGGGATCAGCGAAATTTCTATCCGCAATAATAGTCCTGATCTAACGAGCCGATTTCTAATCTCTCATGAGAATGTCTCGGAAGAACAGAAATGTTCAGGCCTTCTGGTATATACCGGAGCGGGTTCTACCGGTTGGGTTATGTCTTGCGAAAATAAAGACGTAAGCTTTGACAAGCAGGAGCCATATTTCAAAGTGTACTGTAGAGAGTTGCGTAAGAAGGAAAGTTTCCAGTACAAGCTGGATCACTTCACAGTTCGCAAGTCTTTCCGTCTAATATCCGAAATGCGCGGGGGGATCTCAATCGATTCCTTGGCGGAACGTATTTACGATTTCCCTCCCGGGGCCAAAGCGGACTTTTCCGTTTCTCCGGAAAGATTGCGGGTGGTGGTGCAAAAAAATGGATAG
- a CDS encoding STAS domain-containing protein: MDSLKILEQDAGKEIRVYLVSGRLDESTFPLFKEKVLDVSHANNTVLNLSDLKYVSSSGIRAIFELKNRLTSEGKKLLLTEAGEKVIQIFNLLGLWKPFAHFEKEEDAIAACLKN; this comes from the coding sequence ATGGATAGTTTGAAAATTCTAGAACAGGATGCTGGTAAAGAGATCAGAGTATATTTGGTTTCCGGCAGACTAGACGAATCCACCTTCCCTTTATTTAAGGAAAAAGTATTGGATGTAAGTCATGCAAACAATACTGTTCTAAACTTATCTGATCTTAAATATGTTTCTAGTTCTGGAATTCGCGCAATCTTCGAATTAAAGAACAGACTTACAAGCGAAGGCAAAAAACTTCTTCTTACAGAAGCTGGAGAAAAGGTAATACAGATCTTCAATTTATTAGGCCTTTGGAAACCTTTCGCTCATTTCGAAAAAGAAGAAGACGCAATCGCTGCTTGTCTTAAAAACTAA
- a CDS encoding GDSL-type esterase/lipase family protein: protein MKKSIIWTFIIISLLFSTIISAQPAPYKLTNPILIRPFGDSITYGIGFTNDWQCPMYEIFQYVCMPPGTKGGGYRGWMTLLSLNGDGIVFTTEGYQSGGSYFQQWLTNTQTHDGYPGWTVEDLTPIAARASFANITLVHAGTNDMWPILEIQNPTDAQINQLATTTGQNLFNMLQTLLNSNPKTYIFVAQIIKTAPPLVGYETVNKVIFKYNNYIASNWINLPPASRARMTLVDMHSTLQPGQDYSNDGIHPSANGYLKIACSWIRAIKAQPANQESPCDGITTGKTEKQLTPSQEEIKQMTPPKEILQQLLKGKSGMKKGN, encoded by the coding sequence ATGAAAAAGTCTATTATCTGGACGTTTATTATAATTTCTTTATTATTCAGCACGATCATAAGCGCTCAGCCTGCTCCTTACAAATTAACCAATCCTATTTTAATTCGCCCATTTGGTGATTCAATTACCTACGGGATCGGATTTACGAACGATTGGCAATGTCCAATGTATGAAATCTTCCAATATGTATGTATGCCTCCTGGAACAAAAGGTGGTGGGTATCGTGGATGGATGACTCTACTTTCGTTAAACGGAGACGGTATCGTTTTCACTACAGAAGGTTATCAAAGCGGAGGATCTTATTTTCAGCAATGGCTCACGAATACTCAAACCCATGATGGTTATCCTGGATGGACAGTCGAAGATTTAACACCAATTGCCGCTAGGGCCAGTTTTGCTAACATTACTTTGGTGCATGCTGGAACAAACGATATGTGGCCAATTTTAGAAATTCAAAATCCAACTGATGCTCAAATCAATCAACTTGCTACAACTACCGGTCAAAATTTATTCAATATGTTGCAGACCTTGCTGAACAGCAATCCAAAGACATATATTTTCGTTGCCCAGATCATCAAGACAGCTCCTCCTTTGGTCGGTTACGAAACTGTTAATAAAGTAATTTTTAAATATAATAACTATATCGCGAGCAATTGGATCAATCTCCCTCCTGCCAGTAGAGCAAGAATGACTCTTGTAGACATGCACAGTACGCTGCAACCTGGGCAAGATTATTCTAATGACGGGATCCATCCTAGTGCAAATGGATATTTGAAAATAGCATGCTCATGGATCCGTGCAATCAAAGCCCAACCTGCGAATCAAGAGAGCCCTTGCGACGGCATTACAACGGGAAAAACTGAAAAACAATTAACGCCTTCCCAAGAAGAGATCAAACAGATGACTCCTCCAAAAGAAATATTACAGCAGCTATTAAAAGGAAAGTCTGGGATGAAGAAGGGAAACTAA
- a CDS encoding PhoX family protein — translation MKVSRSDFLKYMGKGMLAVTAARTLDLFSEPANKPSNKVHSSHPSSPKTKKEISSKIPGSNFKPLRPNTNDELILAAGFTYDLIAVYGDKINSKGDTFGYAADFNCFFQFPNDPNSALLWTNHEYLNELEYYVTGYDYNQKGPNNRTPEQIEKYLYSLGGSIIGLRKSKGTWVLDPESKYGRRINGRSEFQLKGPVAGSETISGKTKVHGTFANCSGGQTLWNTVLSCEENYEMVVEDCKLEDPKEYGWIIEVDPFDPSSIPVKHTALGRFSHENAALTVSPSGKLVVYMGDDSKDQCVYKFVSEKNYDPKKGKLNSELLDEGTLYVGNFEKCVWVPLDLEKNPNLKNAKDKEGSIKFKTQADVLVSCRDAAKTAGGTPMDRPEDLEVHPLDKSVFVSFTNNDSHGNFYGQIVRIKEENSDADSVRFEFEVFVAGGGKSGFSSPDNLAFDSSGNLWMVTDMTTRLLGKSIFKKFGNNGMFFIPTSGEDAGKAFQFASAPIGAELTGPWFTPDEEYLFLSVQHPGEDTRDYDVPTSRWPARTKGDIPRPGVVAIRRA, via the coding sequence ATGAAGGTATCTAGATCCGACTTTTTGAAATATATGGGAAAGGGGATGTTGGCTGTGACTGCGGCCCGGACCTTAGATCTGTTTTCGGAGCCCGCAAATAAACCTTCTAATAAAGTACATTCTTCACATCCTTCTTCTCCAAAAACGAAAAAGGAAATCTCTTCCAAAATTCCAGGAAGTAATTTTAAACCTCTAAGGCCAAATACAAACGATGAACTGATCTTAGCTGCTGGTTTTACATACGATTTGATCGCAGTGTATGGAGATAAGATAAACTCTAAAGGAGATACTTTCGGTTATGCTGCTGATTTTAACTGCTTCTTCCAATTTCCGAATGATCCAAACTCTGCACTTCTTTGGACAAATCACGAATACTTAAACGAATTAGAATATTATGTAACCGGTTATGATTATAACCAAAAAGGTCCAAATAATAGAACTCCTGAACAGATCGAAAAATATTTGTATTCATTGGGCGGATCTATCATTGGACTACGCAAATCCAAAGGGACTTGGGTATTAGATCCAGAATCTAAATACGGAAGAAGGATAAACGGAAGGTCGGAATTCCAACTGAAAGGGCCAGTTGCCGGCTCTGAAACAATTTCAGGTAAAACAAAGGTGCATGGAACATTTGCGAACTGTTCCGGAGGACAAACATTGTGGAACACTGTACTCTCCTGCGAAGAAAACTACGAAATGGTTGTCGAAGATTGTAAACTGGAAGATCCAAAAGAGTACGGTTGGATCATAGAAGTCGATCCTTTTGATCCTTCTTCCATTCCAGTAAAACATACTGCACTTGGAAGATTCTCTCATGAGAATGCTGCATTAACTGTTTCTCCGTCCGGAAAATTAGTGGTGTATATGGGAGATGATTCTAAGGACCAATGCGTTTATAAGTTTGTCTCCGAGAAAAATTATGATCCTAAAAAAGGAAAATTAAACTCCGAACTTTTAGATGAAGGAACCCTATACGTAGGTAATTTCGAAAAATGTGTATGGGTTCCATTAGATCTGGAAAAAAATCCAAATCTCAAAAACGCAAAAGATAAAGAAGGGAGTATTAAATTCAAGACCCAAGCAGATGTTCTGGTATCATGTAGAGATGCCGCAAAAACTGCAGGTGGAACTCCAATGGATAGGCCAGAAGATCTAGAAGTCCATCCATTAGATAAATCTGTTTTTGTATCTTTTACAAATAATGATTCTCATGGAAATTTTTACGGACAAATAGTTCGTATCAAAGAAGAAAATTCTGACGCCGATTCAGTTCGTTTCGAGTTTGAAGTGTTTGTTGCCGGGGGAGGGAAGAGTGGATTTTCTTCTCCAGATAATTTGGCTTTTGATTCTTCTGGAAATCTTTGGATGGTTACCGATATGACAACTCGTTTACTCGGAAAATCCATCTTCAAAAAATTCGGGAATAATGGTATGTTCTTTATTCCTACAAGCGGAGAAGATGCAGGAAAAGCCTTCCAATTTGCTTCTGCTCCGATAGGTGCTGAACTTACAGGTCCATGGTTTACACCTGACGAAGAATACCTATTTTTGTCTGTGCAGCATCCAGGAGAAGACACCAGGGATTATGATGTTCCTACAAGCCGCTGGCCTGCCAGAACGAAGGGAGATATTCCTAGACCGGGAGTGGTCGCGATTAGAAGGGCTTAG
- the htpG gene encoding molecular chaperone HtpG: MSEEVKGRISVETENIFPIIKKWLYSEKDIFLRELISNACDAIAKLKKISLNEEFEGGTDYRIDLDFDQETRILTIQDNGIGMTNEEVNRYINQIAFSGAEEFVKKYQSEGDKPEIIGHFGLGFYSSFMVSSKVKIETKSYKKGSTPVVWESESGTEFSLKSGDRSDRGTKISLYLDGDSGEYLDSWKLKELVRKYCDFLPVPIYVKEEKANKQTPLWSEQPSSVKKEQYDEFYQYLFPFAGEPLFHVHLNVDYPFRLQGILYFPRLKHELDANRMGIKLYCNHVFVSDEAKELVPQFLTVLQGTLDIPDLPLNVSRSYLQNDPLVKKISSHIVKKVSDKLLEEWTKNPDEFRKNWDEISLFVKYGMMTDEKFYESAKSLIFFRSSNGDLTKLEEYLERNKEKNSGKVYYAGEAELSSVYMDLLKSQGLEALLVDSRIDNHFLQFLEGKNPDLKFQRVDSELADQVLDKDASPDLADQDNKTTEDRLKEIFAKAIAREGVEIKTEALKSEDIPSVILLPEHLRRLAEMGQMYGQKPGDFLKNHTLLLNRKSKLVKNILGLSKGVHPEKAEKLARSVYDLALLGAKLIGEDELSDLIRRQRDLLEDLSSD, from the coding sequence ATGAGCGAAGAAGTAAAAGGTAGGATTTCCGTAGAAACGGAGAATATTTTCCCTATCATTAAAAAATGGTTATATTCTGAAAAAGACATATTCTTAAGAGAGCTAATTTCTAACGCATGCGACGCAATTGCTAAACTTAAGAAAATTTCCTTGAATGAAGAGTTCGAGGGAGGAACGGATTATAGGATTGATCTGGACTTTGACCAAGAAACCAGGATCTTAACTATCCAAGATAACGGGATCGGGATGACCAACGAAGAGGTGAACCGTTATATCAATCAGATCGCATTTTCTGGTGCAGAAGAATTCGTAAAAAAGTACCAATCAGAAGGGGACAAGCCTGAGATCATCGGGCATTTCGGTTTGGGATTTTATTCCAGCTTTATGGTTTCTTCTAAGGTTAAAATAGAAACCAAATCTTATAAGAAGGGGAGTACCCCTGTTGTCTGGGAAAGTGAATCGGGTACTGAGTTTTCTTTAAAGTCTGGTGATAGATCAGACAGAGGAACCAAGATCAGTTTGTATCTAGATGGAGATTCCGGAGAATATTTGGATTCTTGGAAACTAAAAGAATTAGTTCGTAAATACTGTGATTTCCTTCCTGTTCCAATTTACGTAAAAGAGGAGAAGGCAAACAAACAAACTCCATTATGGAGTGAACAACCTTCTTCTGTTAAAAAAGAACAGTATGATGAGTTCTATCAGTATCTATTTCCTTTTGCAGGAGAGCCTTTATTTCATGTTCACTTAAATGTGGATTATCCTTTTAGGCTGCAAGGTATCCTTTATTTCCCAAGACTTAAACATGAGTTAGACGCAAATCGAATGGGGATCAAACTTTATTGTAATCATGTGTTTGTCTCTGACGAAGCAAAAGAGTTGGTTCCTCAATTTTTAACTGTTCTACAAGGAACTCTTGATATTCCGGATCTTCCTTTGAACGTTTCCAGATCGTATCTCCAAAATGATCCTTTAGTAAAAAAGATCTCTTCTCATATCGTTAAAAAAGTTTCAGACAAATTGCTGGAAGAATGGACCAAAAATCCGGATGAATTCCGCAAGAACTGGGACGAGATCTCATTATTTGTTAAATATGGAATGATGACTGACGAGAAATTTTATGAGTCAGCAAAAAGTTTGATCTTCTTCCGATCATCTAACGGTGATTTAACGAAATTAGAAGAATATTTGGAAAGAAATAAAGAGAAGAACTCAGGCAAAGTATATTATGCAGGAGAAGCAGAACTTTCTTCCGTGTATATGGATCTTCTCAAATCTCAAGGACTGGAAGCTTTACTTGTAGATTCTCGCATTGATAATCATTTCCTTCAATTTTTAGAAGGCAAAAATCCAGATCTGAAATTCCAAAGAGTAGATTCAGAACTTGCAGATCAGGTTTTGGATAAGGATGCAAGTCCTGATCTTGCAGACCAAGATAACAAAACTACTGAAGATAGGCTTAAGGAAATTTTCGCTAAGGCAATTGCGAGAGAAGGTGTGGAGATCAAAACAGAGGCATTGAAGTCTGAAGATATTCCTTCTGTAATTCTATTGCCGGAACATCTAAGACGTTTAGCGGAGATGGGCCAGATGTATGGACAAAAACCAGGGGATTTCCTGAAGAATCATACTCTTCTTCTGAATCGCAAATCTAAATTGGTCAAAAACATTCTAGGTCTTTCTAAAGGTGTACATCCGGAGAAGGCGGAAAAATTGGCTCGTTCTGTGTACGATCTGGCATTGTTAGGTGCCAAGTTGATCGGAGAGGACGAATTGAGTGATTTGATACGCCGTCAAAGGGACTTGTTGGAAGATCTTTCCTCGGATTAA
- a CDS encoding BatD family protein produces the protein MKRFLLLLLLGAFPLFAQGPKFYLSQTRADLGDAVFIILETEGGAQVRLIEKEFNGQGIKAVYWGTEENTTIINFKVYRKKLIKYRLTVSAPGRFSVPEIEVEVDGQKIGSGMMALEISPRSSTANKSSGFFSNRYFFSEETEGPEDGDLKVLFRTNKDQVWVGEPILGFFTLYYRNAIRPYIDRDFSSSIEFPYFRSEALSGINLLIPEQVVYEGLEFETAVYNKETFILTPLKKGEYSLGSTVFHLEGRQQSFFHMRSIKTIPSRIFVKDLPSPSPSEFKGAVGNFKIGLEEYPKAAFLGEPFQFKLTISGNGNLSSIKDPLLSVCDPSCYPEITYLQTRQQRDFRELGPGEFGFYLNHSYHYSVLPKKEGIWKPEDLKFTFFNPGSGRYESAALRFPGLEIGPPRPKQEIAIEDTVSKGGSFLLVSVLLSFVFIGAGAFTVLTLRKKYQTEAVLKRLDLWIGSKRGFVLKHSVMTKGLPEEEASLLAGWKSDMVPLTETYKSLGPSSKTTLIRISNWLSDKLKEEQSE, from the coding sequence GTGAAACGTTTCCTTCTTCTTTTACTATTGGGAGCTTTTCCTTTATTTGCGCAAGGTCCCAAATTTTATCTTAGCCAGACCAGAGCGGATCTGGGAGATGCAGTATTTATAATTTTAGAAACAGAAGGTGGTGCGCAGGTCCGTTTAATAGAAAAAGAGTTTAATGGGCAGGGAATCAAAGCTGTTTATTGGGGCACAGAAGAGAATACCACCATCATAAACTTCAAAGTATATCGCAAAAAACTAATTAAGTATAGACTAACAGTTTCTGCACCAGGACGATTTTCTGTTCCAGAAATAGAAGTAGAAGTGGACGGACAAAAAATAGGATCTGGAATGATGGCCTTGGAAATTTCTCCAAGAAGTTCCACTGCAAATAAATCTTCCGGATTTTTTTCGAATCGTTATTTTTTTAGCGAAGAAACAGAAGGTCCTGAAGACGGAGACTTGAAAGTTCTTTTCAGAACAAACAAAGATCAGGTCTGGGTAGGGGAGCCTATATTAGGATTTTTTACTTTATATTACAGAAATGCGATACGTCCTTATATTGACCGGGATTTTTCAAGCTCTATAGAATTTCCTTATTTTAGAAGTGAAGCACTTTCTGGAATTAATCTTTTGATCCCGGAACAAGTGGTTTACGAAGGATTAGAATTCGAAACAGCAGTTTATAATAAAGAAACTTTCATTCTTACACCTTTAAAAAAGGGGGAATATTCTTTAGGATCTACAGTATTCCATTTAGAAGGAAGACAACAGTCATTCTTTCATATGAGAAGTATTAAGACGATCCCAAGCAGAATTTTTGTAAAGGATTTGCCTTCTCCTTCTCCATCAGAATTTAAGGGAGCAGTCGGCAATTTTAAAATAGGTTTAGAGGAATATCCTAAGGCAGCTTTTTTAGGAGAGCCATTTCAGTTTAAACTAACTATCTCAGGAAATGGAAATCTTTCTTCTATTAAAGATCCTTTATTGAGTGTATGTGATCCTAGTTGTTATCCTGAGATTACTTATTTGCAAACAAGACAGCAAAGAGATTTTAGAGAACTTGGTCCTGGAGAATTTGGATTTTATTTAAATCATTCTTATCATTATTCAGTACTTCCTAAAAAAGAAGGGATCTGGAAACCAGAAGATCTGAAATTTACTTTTTTCAATCCTGGTTCTGGAAGATATGAATCTGCCGCTCTTCGTTTTCCTGGTTTGGAGATTGGACCTCCTAGACCGAAGCAGGAAATTGCGATTGAGGATACTGTAAGTAAGGGAGGATCTTTTCTATTAGTTTCTGTTCTTCTTTCTTTTGTATTTATTGGAGCAGGTGCGTTTACGGTTTTAACATTGCGTAAGAAGTATCAAACCGAGGCAGTATTGAAACGACTTGACCTCTGGATAGGTTCTAAAAGAGGTTTTGTTTTGAAACATTCTGTGATGACCAAGGGATTACCTGAGGAAGAAGCAAGTCTTCTTGCAGGTTGGAAGTCCGACATGGTTCCATTGACTGAAACCTATAAGAGTTTGGGACCTTCTTCCAAAACGACTCTGATTAGGATATCAAATTGGTTGTCTGATAAATTGAAAGAGGAGCAATCCGAATGA
- the batC gene encoding TPR repeat-containing protein BatC → MVKLSKKIAPALLLLFSFWGRDIYSFELDPGGNRIKEGRNSYEQGDYKNSLERYKEADPYFPEDPRLEFNRGDCEYKSGNLDKAIRHFEKSSDSKDPALRAQSHFNLGNSYLKLGDRKKAAEHYLRSLKENPNLESAKKNLEWLRKLPPSEGKEGSENKESTSEEKEDKSSVSKQGPKGKEKADKQSKSGSGKDQKDKNKSKMEDELDRIMESMDLDSVKRRSPGSRNKEVFW, encoded by the coding sequence TTGGTAAAACTTTCTAAAAAAATTGCTCCTGCGCTCCTACTTCTTTTTTCATTTTGGGGAAGAGATATTTATTCATTCGAATTAGATCCTGGAGGAAATAGGATCAAAGAGGGTAGGAACTCCTACGAGCAAGGTGATTATAAAAATTCCTTAGAGAGATATAAGGAAGCAGATCCTTATTTTCCAGAAGATCCTAGACTGGAATTCAATCGCGGAGATTGTGAATACAAATCAGGGAATTTAGATAAGGCAATCCGTCATTTTGAAAAGTCCTCTGATTCAAAAGATCCCGCATTGAGAGCACAATCTCATTTTAATTTAGGAAATTCTTATCTAAAACTGGGAGATCGTAAAAAAGCAGCAGAACATTATCTTCGTTCTCTGAAAGAAAATCCTAATTTAGAATCTGCTAAAAAGAACTTAGAATGGTTGCGTAAACTTCCTCCTTCAGAGGGGAAAGAAGGTTCTGAAAATAAAGAAAGTACATCTGAGGAAAAGGAAGATAAGTCTTCTGTTTCTAAACAAGGTCCCAAAGGAAAAGAGAAGGCGGACAAACAATCCAAGTCCGGTTCTGGAAAAGATCAGAAAGATAAAAACAAATCTAAAATGGAAGACGAATTGGACCGTATCATGGAGTCCATGGATTTGGATTCAGTAAAAAGAAGAAGCCCAGGCTCTCGGAACAAAGAGGTGTTCTGGTGA
- the batA gene encoding VWA domain-containing protein BatA: MTEWESPYYLFLILPIWAWTFYSYWKNEPALGIELRIPGKVHAQTFYLKQFLSSIAPLVRPIALTLFVIAVAGPGKRYRFLPDETKGVDIILALDVSGSMSKSRDFLPETRLGVSKKLLKEFIRKRENDRLGLVVFAGGAYLQSPLTSDREVLEEILSQAEEETVPEQGTAIGDALILSCYRLRRSPAKSKVIVLITDGASNTGRIDPVTATEIAKGVGVKIYSIGIGKEDQSYEVNFEILDILSKRTGGVFYRAEDISELREVLASIDSLEKDLLILPPEEVRESESLIFLTYALALLGLDLLLRSWVFRYYV, translated from the coding sequence ATGACGGAATGGGAGTCTCCATATTATCTTTTCCTAATTCTACCTATCTGGGCTTGGACATTTTATTCTTATTGGAAGAATGAACCAGCCCTTGGAATAGAACTTAGGATCCCTGGCAAGGTTCACGCTCAAACATTCTACTTAAAACAATTTTTATCTTCAATTGCTCCTTTAGTTCGTCCGATTGCGTTAACATTATTCGTGATCGCAGTTGCAGGTCCTGGGAAAAGATATAGATTTCTTCCGGATGAGACTAAGGGAGTGGATATCATTCTTGCATTGGATGTATCCGGTTCCATGTCTAAAAGTAGGGATTTCTTACCTGAGACACGTTTAGGAGTTTCTAAAAAATTACTCAAAGAGTTTATTAGAAAAAGAGAAAATGATCGTTTAGGATTAGTAGTATTTGCAGGAGGAGCCTATCTGCAATCTCCTTTGACAAGCGATAGAGAAGTATTAGAAGAAATATTAAGCCAAGCAGAAGAAGAAACAGTTCCAGAACAAGGAACTGCTATAGGTGATGCACTCATTCTTTCCTGTTATAGATTACGGAGGTCTCCTGCAAAATCCAAGGTGATAGTGCTCATAACGGATGGTGCTTCGAATACTGGTCGTATAGATCCTGTGACAGCAACAGAGATCGCAAAAGGTGTAGGAGTTAAAATTTATTCCATTGGTATTGGGAAAGAAGACCAATCTTATGAGGTGAATTTCGAAATTTTGGATATACTTTCCAAAAGAACTGGAGGAGTATTTTATAGGGCAGAAGATATCAGTGAGCTCCGAGAAGTTTTAGCTTCTATCGATTCTCTGGAAAAAGACCTCTTGATCCTTCCTCCTGAAGAAGTAAGAGAATCGGAATCCTTAATTTTTCTGACCTATGCACTTGCATTATTGGGTTTGGATCTGCTCTTAAGATCTTGGGTGTTTCGGTATTACGTATGA
- a CDS encoding LB_053 family protein — MKAEGCRRRSLDRIQFFYYIFYVFLLFFAIPTFAWKEDWEPKEVGIGDQAQYVLEFQQGEIQNPELPSKGMYPDPESPDLPLFEVISSEISDTKIKLSVAYYASGTFYLPIVWKDKDGKEFHSELALTVRSSIGEKDKTPEEILPPLEFSGKYGLKLAAILAGLAALGLGLFYAWYLNQTASKRTMDALVEADPWIQKILIYESKLDEIINTPPVFARTFYRVLSGYIRENMSKKMNAPFAHFTEAELFQRIYDSFGLEEEAAKNWENIFRKAQYSGEELQISSDEASKAWDYWKEALSK, encoded by the coding sequence ATGAAGGCGGAAGGTTGCCGTCGGAGATCCTTGGATCGTATTCAATTTTTCTACTATATATTCTATGTATTTCTTTTATTCTTCGCAATACCAACATTTGCTTGGAAAGAAGATTGGGAACCTAAAGAAGTCGGGATCGGAGATCAGGCGCAATACGTGTTGGAATTCCAACAAGGAGAGATCCAAAATCCGGAGCTACCGTCTAAGGGAATGTATCCTGATCCGGAATCTCCAGATCTTCCATTATTCGAAGTAATCTCCTCTGAAATTTCAGATACAAAGATCAAGTTAAGCGTTGCTTATTATGCATCCGGGACTTTTTATTTGCCCATTGTTTGGAAAGATAAGGACGGAAAAGAATTTCATTCAGAACTGGCTTTGACTGTTCGTTCTTCCATAGGGGAGAAGGACAAAACTCCTGAGGAGATCCTACCACCTCTGGAATTTTCAGGAAAGTACGGTTTGAAGCTTGCGGCAATCCTCGCGGGTTTGGCTGCATTGGGTTTAGGGCTCTTCTATGCTTGGTATCTAAACCAAACGGCATCTAAAAGAACTATGGACGCACTCGTAGAAGCAGATCCTTGGATCCAGAAAATTCTAATATACGAAAGTAAACTAGACGAGATCATAAATACTCCTCCAGTATTTGCTCGGACCTTTTATAGGGTTTTATCTGGTTATATTCGAGAGAATATGTCTAAAAAGATGAATGCTCCATTTGCACATTTCACCGAAGCAGAATTATTCCAACGTATTTACGATTCATTTGGATTGGAAGAAGAGGCAGCCAAAAACTGGGAGAATATTTTCCGTAAAGCGCAATATTCAGGAGAAGAATTGCAGATCTCTTCAGACGAGGCTTCGAAAGCCTGGGATTATTGGAAGGAGGCTCTTTCCAAATGA
- a CDS encoding DUF58 domain-containing protein, producing the protein MFRKEYQNLIQLLDFKERGFSLRSRQGTATSSRKGRGVDFKDVRPYAVGDDTRLIDWNVTSRFGELHVREFYEEKERLGVFFLDVSESMDWSSSEWTKAENAFQVLALLVLLYVRKGNLAKILLYSDRLEWETGYIRNMEEALSSLEKVRSYPHRKLKTDPKLPFILLKNRIRRYTDSYILSDFHGLPSLKKLTGLRRFHTLHAIRFKDRLEESAPRGFFQFFLLKDPETGSIPSPLGGSIKKNLEFLFKSRCLELEGKDTDPNKLLEYWRSMS; encoded by the coding sequence ATGTTCCGTAAAGAATATCAAAACCTGATCCAACTTTTGGATTTTAAGGAGAGAGGATTTTCTCTTAGGAGTAGACAAGGTACAGCTACAAGTTCCAGAAAGGGTAGGGGAGTAGATTTTAAAGATGTGCGCCCTTATGCTGTCGGCGATGATACAAGGCTGATTGATTGGAATGTTACTTCTAGATTCGGAGAATTACATGTAAGAGAGTTCTACGAAGAGAAAGAAAGACTCGGAGTTTTTTTTCTGGATGTTTCTGAATCTATGGATTGGAGCAGCTCAGAATGGACCAAGGCGGAGAATGCTTTCCAGGTTTTAGCTCTATTAGTTTTACTTTATGTTCGAAAAGGAAATCTTGCTAAGATCCTTCTCTATTCAGATCGATTAGAATGGGAAACTGGTTATATTCGAAATATGGAAGAAGCTCTCTCTTCTCTAGAAAAGGTTCGTTCTTACCCTCATCGAAAACTAAAAACAGATCCAAAACTTCCATTTATACTTTTAAAGAATAGGATCAGAAGGTATACTGATTCTTATATACTTTCTGATTTTCATGGACTTCCCTCTTTAAAAAAACTCACAGGTCTCAGAAGATTCCATACTCTACATGCGATCCGATTCAAGGACCGTTTGGAAGAGAGTGCGCCCAGAGGTTTTTTCCAATTTTTCTTATTAAAAGACCCAGAAACTGGCTCTATTCCATCTCCCTTAGGTGGAAGTATCAAAAAGAATCTAGAATTTTTATTTAAGTCCAGATGTTTGGAGTTAGAAGGAAAGGACACAGACCCGAATAAACTTCTAGAATATTGGAGAAGTATGTCATGA